In Desulfomonile tiedjei DSM 6799, a genomic segment contains:
- a CDS encoding TRAP transporter substrate-binding protein yields the protein MKRTMLLACALAIASILLIGSGPATAAEGGTIHLKFSTWHPPASREVTTVWTPMLEELKKRSNGRITYTLYAGGALGKGPEHFDIVKKGLSDMGYFTATWTPGRFPMTDVLSLAAWVDGKELATDIGNAMNKEILNKEFQDVKVLELNGCIQAFLWTTKPVRSLEDLKGMKIRSPGGMQTAYIKALGAEPVFMPLGDVYMAMDTGTIDGLVTCPPLILAFKLHEVAKHAVKATFGCVSEGVVMNQKTWDKTPPDLQKIIMEVVGNPFATTHGLGKKTYAQMMEELKAKGANIYDLPPDQEAKWFKEFQEATKKWAADLEKQGHPAKEAVIMYNKIAEEHGTKCVAFPPEWAQKK from the coding sequence ATGAAGAGAACCATGTTGTTGGCGTGCGCTCTGGCAATTGCGAGCATATTGCTCATTGGAAGTGGTCCGGCCACAGCAGCGGAAGGTGGAACCATCCATCTCAAATTTAGCACCTGGCATCCGCCTGCAAGCCGTGAAGTGACGACGGTCTGGACTCCAATGCTGGAAGAGCTTAAGAAGAGAAGCAACGGACGCATCACATACACCCTATACGCAGGTGGAGCTCTGGGTAAGGGTCCCGAACATTTCGATATCGTGAAAAAAGGTCTTTCGGATATGGGCTACTTTACCGCGACATGGACGCCCGGCCGATTTCCAATGACCGACGTGCTCTCTTTGGCTGCATGGGTAGACGGCAAGGAGCTTGCCACAGATATCGGTAATGCTATGAATAAGGAAATCCTGAACAAAGAATTTCAGGATGTAAAAGTGCTCGAACTCAATGGGTGTATTCAAGCGTTCCTGTGGACAACCAAACCCGTGCGCAGCCTGGAAGATCTGAAGGGTATGAAAATCAGGTCCCCGGGTGGAATGCAGACTGCTTACATCAAAGCTCTTGGCGCTGAACCCGTATTCATGCCGTTGGGTGATGTTTATATGGCGATGGATACCGGAACCATAGACGGTCTGGTCACCTGCCCGCCGCTTATTCTTGCATTCAAACTTCATGAAGTAGCCAAACATGCGGTGAAAGCCACCTTCGGTTGTGTTTCGGAAGGCGTCGTAATGAACCAGAAAACCTGGGACAAAACCCCTCCGGACCTCCAGAAGATAATCATGGAAGTGGTCGGCAATCCGTTCGCCACTACCCATGGGTTGGGGAAGAAGACGTACGCCCAGATGATGGAAGAACTTAAGGCAAAAGGCGCAAACATTTACGATCTGCCGCCCGACCAGGAAGCGAAGTGGTTTAAGGAATTCCAGGAAGCTACGAAAAAATGGGCAGCCGATCTGGAAAAACAGGGGCACCCGGCAAAAGAAGCGGTAATCATGTACAACAAGATTGCAGAAGAACACGGTACCAAGTGCGTTGCCTTTCCCCCTGAATGGGCCCAGAAAAAGTAA
- a CDS encoding TRAP transporter small permease subunit: MYTRIRDVIQTATRVLGYVGMVFIFPMMLLTSADATYRDLFSRTIPGAFELSSLMLSILVLLGLAYAQQMRDHVRVTFLVERLPEKLGTIVTIITTLMSMSIVAILCWQGVVLSLENTQVSDMLRIPQWPFRMLVAVGAFFLLLEFFFDLVDSVRRLAE, from the coding sequence ATGTATACCAGAATACGTGATGTCATCCAGACTGCCACGAGAGTGCTTGGTTATGTGGGCATGGTGTTTATCTTTCCTATGATGCTGCTGACTTCTGCAGACGCAACCTATCGGGATCTTTTTTCACGAACGATTCCGGGAGCATTTGAACTCTCCAGTTTGATGCTGTCGATCCTGGTCCTCCTCGGATTAGCCTATGCTCAGCAAATGAGAGATCATGTGCGAGTTACGTTTCTTGTCGAACGTTTGCCGGAGAAACTGGGGACAATCGTTACTATCATCACGACGCTCATGAGCATGTCCATTGTAGCAATATTGTGCTGGCAAGGAGTGGTTCTTTCTCTGGAGAATACACAAGTTTCCGACATGTTGCGCATTCCCCAGTGGCCGTTTCGCATGTTGGTTGCTGTCGGAGCTTTTTTCTTGCTCCTTGAGTTCTTCTTCGATCTCGTAGATTCCGTGCGGAGGTTGGCTGAATGA
- a CDS encoding TRAP transporter large permease, with translation MIVDPVMIGILGSVSVFILIFLGMHIAFAMMFVGFIGLYILCAFEPAVAATASTMWEVASFYPYTVIPLFVIMGSLAGSSGMTRDLYTSFDKWTRKVPGGLAVATIGACGAFAAVSGSSVATAAAMGTVALPEMERFKYDPKLSTGSVAAGGTLGFLIPPGIGFVVYGMLTEQSIGKLLISGVLPGLLLAGAYASICVLWAVLYPQAAPRDVEPVTWKEKLIALNGVKEPLFIFLFVIGGIYTGFFTPDEAGAIGATILLIVAAVKRKLTWPALFGSLTGSIRISVMVLMLVAGANVFSTFMALSTIPVQAANWVTSFDVSRYVILAMIILIYVILGCFLDAISMMVLTLPVVFPIVLALHFDPIWFGVVAVLMMEAGLITPPMGLNLFTVAGVAKGVRLETIIKGTAPFLGAIIVVAVILTIYPNIALVLPKMMGK, from the coding sequence ATGATCGTAGATCCTGTAATGATAGGCATATTGGGCTCTGTGAGTGTTTTCATACTCATATTCCTAGGCATGCACATAGCCTTCGCCATGATGTTTGTGGGATTCATAGGTCTTTACATCCTGTGCGCATTTGAACCCGCAGTTGCCGCCACCGCGAGTACCATGTGGGAAGTGGCCTCATTTTATCCTTATACCGTGATTCCGTTGTTTGTGATCATGGGATCTCTCGCTGGCAGTTCGGGAATGACTCGGGATCTCTATACGTCGTTTGATAAATGGACCCGTAAAGTGCCGGGCGGATTGGCTGTTGCAACCATCGGCGCGTGCGGTGCTTTTGCTGCAGTGTCGGGCTCGTCCGTCGCAACTGCCGCGGCAATGGGAACAGTCGCACTTCCTGAAATGGAACGCTTCAAATACGATCCGAAGCTCTCAACCGGTAGTGTGGCGGCTGGAGGAACACTCGGTTTCCTCATACCGCCCGGTATCGGTTTTGTCGTGTACGGGATGCTCACGGAGCAATCAATAGGTAAGCTATTGATTTCCGGTGTTTTGCCCGGACTTCTCCTCGCTGGAGCATATGCGTCGATTTGTGTCTTGTGGGCCGTGCTTTATCCCCAAGCCGCTCCGAGAGATGTGGAACCCGTGACCTGGAAAGAGAAGCTCATTGCATTAAACGGAGTTAAAGAACCTCTTTTCATATTCCTGTTTGTTATCGGAGGCATTTACACCGGCTTCTTCACTCCTGACGAAGCAGGAGCCATCGGTGCAACGATTTTGCTCATCGTAGCCGCAGTAAAAAGGAAGCTCACCTGGCCCGCCCTGTTCGGTTCCCTGACCGGCTCAATCCGCATTTCGGTGATGGTCTTGATGCTGGTCGCCGGCGCGAACGTGTTCAGCACCTTCATGGCACTCTCCACAATTCCCGTGCAAGCTGCCAACTGGGTCACGAGCTTTGATGTCTCACGTTATGTGATTCTTGCAATGATAATCCTCATATATGTAATACTTGGATGCTTTCTGGACGCGATTTCCATGATGGTTCTCACTCTGCCGGTGGTGTTTCCAATAGTTTTGGCACTGCATTTCGATCCCATCTGGTTCGGTGTCGTCGCGGTCCTCATGATGGAAGCAGGATTGATCACTCCTCCAATGGGACTCAATCTCTTCACGGTTGCAGGAGTTGCAAAAGGCGTGAGGTTGGAAACCATAATCAAAGGGACTGCGCCGTTCCTTGGTGCAATAATCGTTGTTGCCGTCATCTTGACCATATACCCCAACATTGCGCTGGTGCTACCGAAAATGATGGGAAAATAG
- a CDS encoding aldehyde dehydrogenase family protein translates to MALLPEVKRHYGKLKLLIDGEWVESKSTLVHETVNPATGEVIAEFPTATTEEARAAVEAAQRGFEAMKKIPLRERAKMLFDMRQRFEERFDELTRVLTQDHGRTIKESIGSVRRVIENIESACSAAYGLASRNEHMDALANGIDMWLTWEPMGAFLIVTPGNIPMHAWSSFVPYALAAGCSVVVSPSRQDPVAAEYVARAALEAGWPNGAINLIHGGREINKYILRQPEIQGLGFIGSTHAGWELFKLCGELGKNSSINGNGKNTVVIMPDANVNAIAPYLRQGCFGMTGQRCLGSDNVVVVGDIYDELKKQFTAEARAMKLGYGLDESTAMGPYCTAGGRDKVDAWVQRALAEGATMVQDGRILPGELKKGFFMAPTIIENVHPDMEVAKEEAFGAVAALIRAESLDQVIEWINTKTDLGHSACIMTESGRNARKFAREVNVGNVGINVGVPQPFAFFPLGSKRKSFFGGAKSRMASMRLFLDEKTVTARWV, encoded by the coding sequence ATGGCTCTATTACCTGAGGTGAAGAGGCATTACGGAAAGCTGAAATTGCTCATTGACGGGGAATGGGTGGAATCCAAATCGACCCTGGTTCATGAGACCGTCAATCCTGCCACTGGCGAAGTCATCGCTGAATTTCCCACTGCCACCACGGAAGAGGCCCGGGCGGCTGTCGAAGCAGCGCAACGCGGGTTCGAGGCCATGAAAAAAATCCCCTTGCGTGAACGGGCAAAGATGCTGTTCGACATGCGCCAGCGATTTGAAGAGCGATTTGATGAGTTGACACGCGTTCTCACTCAGGATCACGGCAGAACCATAAAGGAATCCATCGGGTCGGTGCGGAGAGTCATCGAGAACATCGAATCTGCCTGCTCCGCAGCGTACGGTCTTGCTTCACGCAATGAGCACATGGACGCTCTCGCGAACGGGATCGACATGTGGCTGACCTGGGAGCCTATGGGCGCGTTTCTCATCGTCACTCCGGGAAATATTCCCATGCACGCATGGTCTTCGTTTGTCCCGTATGCTCTCGCCGCAGGGTGTTCCGTCGTGGTTAGCCCCAGCAGGCAGGATCCCGTAGCAGCAGAATATGTTGCGAGAGCCGCATTGGAAGCAGGATGGCCGAACGGGGCAATCAACCTGATCCACGGTGGCAGAGAGATCAACAAGTACATACTCCGACAGCCGGAAATCCAGGGTCTCGGGTTCATTGGCTCGACACACGCAGGCTGGGAGCTTTTCAAATTGTGCGGAGAGCTTGGCAAAAACTCATCCATTAACGGCAACGGCAAGAATACGGTTGTGATTATGCCGGACGCAAATGTCAATGCGATCGCTCCTTATCTGAGGCAGGGCTGTTTCGGGATGACCGGTCAGCGTTGTCTGGGATCGGACAACGTGGTTGTCGTCGGCGACATCTATGATGAGTTAAAGAAGCAATTCACAGCAGAGGCAAGGGCCATGAAACTGGGATACGGCCTTGATGAATCAACGGCCATGGGACCTTACTGCACTGCCGGCGGAAGAGACAAAGTGGATGCATGGGTACAACGCGCTTTAGCCGAAGGAGCCACGATGGTTCAGGATGGCCGGATTCTTCCCGGTGAATTGAAAAAGGGTTTCTTCATGGCTCCGACCATTATCGAGAATGTGCACCCGGATATGGAAGTTGCCAAGGAAGAAGCATTCGGTGCCGTCGCAGCCCTTATCCGTGCAGAAAGCCTGGATCAGGTGATCGAATGGATAAACACCAAGACCGATCTGGGCCATTCCGCATGCATCATGACGGAGAGCGGTCGAAATGCCCGGAAATTCGCCAGAGAAGTGAATGTTGGAAACGTGGGGATCAATGTGGGAGTTCCCCAACCCTTTGCCTTTTTCCCTCTGGGATCCAAACGGAAATCCTTTTTCGGAGGCGCAAAGAGCAGAATGGCTTCCATGAGGCTTTTCCTGGACGAGAAAACCGTAACGGCACGGTGGGTGTAA
- a CDS encoding (2Fe-2S)-binding protein — MLKISFQLNGKEVSIEVNPEDSALMVLRDRFHLKGAKEGCGIGECGACTILVDGLAVNSCLMLAAQLDGRNVKTVEGLMHQEKMDILQKEFIEHGAIQCGFCTPGMLLSARALLDENPNPDRDSVVEALSGNLCRCTGYVQVVEAVEAAAEKRESR, encoded by the coding sequence ATGCTGAAGATTAGTTTTCAACTCAATGGAAAAGAAGTTTCAATCGAGGTTAATCCGGAGGATTCCGCGCTTATGGTGCTGCGGGACCGGTTCCATTTGAAAGGTGCCAAAGAAGGCTGCGGCATTGGTGAATGCGGTGCTTGCACGATCCTGGTGGATGGGCTTGCGGTCAACTCGTGCCTCATGTTGGCAGCACAGCTTGATGGTAGAAATGTTAAGACTGTCGAAGGTCTCATGCACCAGGAAAAGATGGATATTCTCCAGAAAGAGTTCATAGAGCACGGTGCTATTCAGTGCGGATTTTGTACACCGGGGATGTTGCTGTCGGCACGAGCGCTCCTGGACGAGAATCCCAACCCGGATCGCGATAGTGTTGTCGAAGCGCTCTCAGGCAATCTGTGTCGTTGCACCGGGTACGTGCAAGTTGTTGAAGCAGTGGAAGCCGCCGCTGAAAAACGAGAATCCCGATGA
- a CDS encoding FAD binding domain-containing protein, with product MRSSFRYIRPNSLNEALSCLAEQGERAAVIAGGTDLSITIRKGELNKDCVVDISRLPEAKAVELADGALLLGAALTFTELIRNPLIAKHAPVLGAACRCIGSVQIRNAGTLGGNVANASPAADSVPALMVHNARVLVQSLASQRVLTLAQVVTGPYTTTLEPGEIILGFLVDLMPSTYRFSFQRIARRKALSIARANAAVLSCQSSEGKVIDFRLSVGSITPRPCRLSEAEAHLVGQIPSIRLIKEAAELVTREMIRKSGVRSSTEYKKPAVEGLVLKTITDVFRPYL from the coding sequence ATGAGATCGAGTTTCCGCTATATTCGGCCGAATTCTCTTAATGAGGCGCTTTCCTGTCTCGCGGAACAGGGCGAACGGGCTGCCGTAATTGCGGGTGGAACGGATTTGTCGATTACAATCCGTAAAGGAGAGTTGAACAAGGATTGTGTGGTGGATATCTCGCGGCTTCCTGAAGCCAAAGCTGTGGAATTGGCCGATGGTGCGCTCTTATTGGGAGCAGCGCTGACATTCACGGAACTGATCCGAAATCCACTTATAGCAAAACACGCTCCTGTTTTAGGAGCGGCATGTCGTTGTATAGGAAGCGTTCAAATTCGAAACGCGGGAACCCTTGGCGGTAATGTTGCGAACGCTTCACCGGCTGCGGACAGTGTTCCGGCACTCATGGTGCATAATGCCAGAGTCCTGGTACAAAGCCTTGCATCACAAAGAGTGCTCACACTGGCCCAAGTTGTAACCGGTCCGTATACGACCACCCTGGAGCCTGGAGAAATCATTTTAGGATTTCTCGTCGACCTGATGCCTTCGACGTATCGTTTCAGTTTTCAGCGAATAGCGCGACGAAAAGCTCTATCCATAGCGCGGGCCAATGCAGCGGTGCTTTCATGTCAAAGCTCTGAAGGTAAAGTGATCGACTTCCGTTTGTCAGTGGGATCGATAACGCCACGCCCTTGTCGCTTGAGTGAAGCGGAGGCGCATCTCGTCGGGCAAATCCCTTCGATTCGGCTCATCAAGGAAGCCGCGGAACTAGTGACACGCGAGATGATTCGCAAGAGTGGTGTTCGATCGTCCACGGAATACAAGAAACCGGCCGTTGAGGGTCTGGTCCTGAAGACCATCACTGACGTTTTTCGGCCCTACCTGTAA
- a CDS encoding xanthine dehydrogenase family protein molybdopterin-binding subunit, whose product MLEPSFRHIGTNIPRTGSAERALGTAAFSADLEMPSALTLLVLRSNRHHAQILEIDTSRAEKVPGCVRVFTARDIPGRNRLGIINKDQRLLADDKVRCVGDPVALIAAETPDAAERALAEIRVEYKDLPSVFDPEEALRPGAPEIHEDGNLLGSRFVLRGNPDEAFKHCEVVVEQVYTTGFVEHTYLEPDSGIAYVDEDGVLVIHASTQNPHYDQKDVADLLGIEEDKVRIIQSATGGGFGSKLDMNVQGFVGLAAFLLQRPARMVYTREEAFLATAKRHPLKIWFKSGATRDGRLLAVDVSIIGDTGAYASYGLAVVSRAAVHATGPYEVPNVRIESRFSYTNNPMAGAMRGFGVPQVALAHESQMDMLAERLGLSPFEIRLRNCYRIGSTTATGQELQASVGIGAALEAIGPHYHEAIAAKEEVKHKPYVRRGVGIGAMMYGIGNTGMRNPSSAQMKLDLNGNVSLFTGAADIGQGSSTVLLQIAAEELNIDPDDISLIVADTMLTTSAGATSASRQTYISGNAVLDAAKKLKDVILTQAATILKTDKAQLVLENGWVHSKTNVVDGVSFKRIAERAHKAGLPLNWQGYFDPDTTPLDPETGHGRPYSTYAFATHLVEVEVDTLTGEVRVLKVVAAHDVGKAINPRNVHGQIYSGVVMGIGFALMEEFFPGRTESMKDYHIPCAADVPQIMSIIIEDPEPTGPFGAKGVGEPALIPTAPAILNAIKDALGVRIYSLPANLERVMKACLVAQT is encoded by the coding sequence ATGCTAGAACCTTCCTTCCGTCACATAGGAACAAACATTCCTCGGACCGGCTCTGCGGAGCGGGCATTAGGAACTGCCGCCTTTTCCGCGGATCTGGAAATGCCCTCGGCGCTGACACTCCTCGTGCTGAGGAGCAATCGACATCATGCTCAGATTCTCGAGATCGACACAAGTCGCGCAGAAAAGGTGCCCGGTTGCGTGCGAGTATTCACCGCTCGTGATATTCCGGGACGAAATCGTCTGGGAATAATTAACAAGGACCAGCGTCTGCTTGCCGACGATAAGGTGCGATGCGTAGGCGATCCTGTGGCTCTGATAGCAGCGGAGACGCCTGACGCTGCCGAACGGGCTTTGGCGGAGATCCGAGTGGAATATAAGGATCTCCCGTCCGTTTTCGATCCTGAAGAAGCCCTGAGACCCGGGGCTCCGGAGATCCACGAAGACGGTAATCTGCTGGGATCGCGATTCGTGCTCCGTGGAAATCCCGACGAAGCATTCAAGCACTGCGAAGTAGTTGTGGAACAGGTCTATACCACCGGATTCGTAGAGCACACCTACCTGGAGCCGGATTCGGGAATCGCATACGTGGACGAAGACGGCGTGCTGGTGATCCACGCTTCCACCCAGAATCCTCATTACGATCAGAAGGACGTTGCAGATCTTCTCGGGATAGAGGAGGACAAGGTTCGAATCATCCAGTCTGCCACGGGAGGGGGATTCGGTTCCAAGCTGGATATGAATGTCCAGGGATTTGTGGGGCTCGCGGCATTCCTCCTTCAACGACCCGCTCGCATGGTATACACGCGGGAAGAAGCTTTTCTGGCAACTGCGAAACGCCATCCATTGAAGATCTGGTTTAAATCCGGAGCAACGCGGGACGGCAGACTGCTTGCAGTGGATGTGTCCATCATCGGAGACACCGGGGCATATGCTTCCTATGGACTGGCCGTTGTGAGCAGGGCCGCTGTGCACGCGACGGGACCGTACGAAGTGCCGAATGTCCGAATTGAGTCTCGATTCTCGTACACCAACAATCCCATGGCTGGGGCGATGAGAGGATTCGGCGTACCCCAGGTAGCCCTGGCTCATGAATCCCAGATGGACATGTTGGCCGAGCGCTTGGGTCTGAGTCCCTTCGAGATCAGGCTCCGAAATTGTTATCGAATAGGATCCACGACAGCTACAGGTCAAGAATTGCAGGCCAGTGTGGGAATCGGCGCAGCCCTCGAGGCTATCGGTCCTCATTATCATGAAGCGATTGCTGCAAAGGAAGAAGTAAAGCATAAACCTTATGTACGCCGGGGCGTAGGCATCGGCGCCATGATGTACGGAATCGGCAATACAGGAATGCGGAATCCCTCGAGCGCTCAGATGAAGCTCGATCTCAATGGAAATGTTTCATTGTTCACCGGTGCTGCCGATATAGGGCAAGGCTCTTCCACGGTCCTGCTGCAGATAGCCGCTGAGGAGCTGAACATCGATCCTGATGACATAAGCCTCATTGTGGCAGATACGATGCTTACCACGTCGGCAGGCGCAACCTCTGCGAGTCGCCAGACGTATATTTCGGGAAATGCGGTATTGGACGCAGCCAAGAAACTGAAAGATGTGATTCTGACCCAGGCTGCAACGATTCTGAAGACAGACAAGGCCCAACTGGTCCTGGAAAACGGGTGGGTTCATTCAAAGACCAACGTCGTTGACGGCGTTTCTTTCAAACGCATCGCCGAACGAGCTCACAAAGCGGGGTTGCCGCTCAATTGGCAGGGCTATTTCGATCCTGACACTACTCCCCTCGATCCGGAAACCGGTCATGGACGTCCGTACTCCACCTATGCGTTCGCCACTCACCTGGTTGAAGTCGAGGTAGATACGCTCACGGGGGAAGTGCGGGTGCTCAAGGTTGTTGCCGCGCACGATGTCGGAAAGGCAATCAACCCTCGGAATGTCCACGGTCAGATCTATAGCGGCGTGGTGATGGGCATCGGATTTGCTCTCATGGAGGAGTTCTTCCCGGGACGGACAGAGTCCATGAAAGATTACCACATTCCTTGTGCCGCAGACGTGCCGCAAATCATGTCGATAATCATCGAAGATCCGGAACCCACAGGCCCGTTCGGGGCCAAAGGGGTCGGGGAACCCGCTCTTATTCCCACTGCACCCGCAATACTGAACGCCATCAAGGATGCGCTTGGGGTAAGAATCTACAGTCTGCCCGCGAACCTGGAACGAGTGATGAAAGCTTGCCTTGTGGCACAAACCTGA
- a CDS encoding amidohydrolase family protein, translating to MSTTLIKNIGTLISGDIQNPILQADAILISDGKIQKIGNTAELESFGANQVVDALGSTIIPGLIDSHCHVVLGDFTPRKNQIGFIDSEVHGGVTTVISAGEVHLPGRPKDPAGTKALAILAAKSFASFRPGGAKVVGGAVILEKGLTEKDFEEMSKEGVKIVGEIGLGSVKSPEDAAPMVQWAKKYGMTVLMHTGGTSIPGSDTVTADQVIAADPHVACHVNGGPTSVSVAEIEKLVKNTAYTLEIVHCGNPKATVDALNLGMQQGCLDRFIIGNDAPSGTGVVPLGILRVVCMAASLTDVQPEQALCMATGNTAKVFKLDRGFVREGLAADLVSIDAPMGSVGKNALDAIRAGDVPGVSMVMIDGKIQVSVSRNTPPAVRKAKLL from the coding sequence ATGTCCACAACGTTGATTAAGAATATTGGAACACTGATTAGTGGCGACATACAGAATCCGATTCTCCAGGCTGATGCCATTCTTATCTCTGACGGTAAAATTCAGAAAATCGGGAACACCGCGGAACTTGAATCCTTCGGAGCAAATCAGGTGGTTGACGCTCTCGGCAGTACTATAATCCCAGGGCTTATCGACTCCCATTGCCATGTAGTTTTGGGAGACTTTACTCCTCGTAAGAATCAAATTGGTTTCATAGATAGTGAAGTGCATGGAGGCGTAACGACCGTGATATCCGCCGGAGAAGTGCATCTTCCCGGAAGACCGAAAGATCCGGCCGGGACCAAAGCTCTTGCGATTCTTGCTGCCAAATCGTTTGCGTCGTTCAGGCCCGGCGGAGCAAAGGTAGTCGGCGGCGCAGTTATCCTGGAAAAAGGACTCACTGAGAAGGACTTCGAAGAAATGTCCAAAGAAGGCGTCAAGATTGTAGGGGAAATAGGACTGGGTTCAGTGAAGTCTCCGGAAGACGCAGCTCCCATGGTTCAGTGGGCTAAGAAATATGGAATGACTGTGCTCATGCACACAGGCGGGACGTCAATTCCGGGAAGCGACACAGTGACGGCCGACCAGGTCATAGCCGCAGATCCGCATGTCGCCTGCCATGTGAACGGCGGTCCCACATCGGTATCAGTAGCTGAAATTGAAAAGCTGGTAAAAAATACTGCGTATACTCTCGAAATCGTGCACTGCGGAAACCCAAAAGCCACAGTGGACGCGCTCAATCTGGGAATGCAGCAGGGATGCCTCGATCGATTTATCATCGGCAACGATGCACCATCGGGTACCGGGGTCGTGCCTCTGGGCATACTGAGAGTGGTCTGCATGGCCGCATCTCTTACCGATGTGCAACCCGAGCAGGCTCTGTGCATGGCAACCGGCAATACAGCCAAAGTCTTCAAACTGGATAGGGGCTTTGTCCGGGAAGGTCTGGCTGCAGATCTCGTGTCCATTGACGCTCCCATGGGTTCAGTCGGAAAGAATGCTCTGGACGCGATTAGAGCCGGAGACGTTCCCGGCGTTTCCATGGTGATGATAGACGGTAAAATACAGGTCAGCGTGAGCAGGAATACTCCGCCTGCAGTACGCAAAGCAAAACTGCTGTAA
- a CDS encoding 4Fe-4S dicluster domain-containing protein, with product MRVNIEKCKGCGACVADCPQNAIRLSKKKAVIGDSCSECGACLKVCPDGALFPEDAPVAGAVRCESCPIRCQVKEGFYGACQRFLNRNGTLERTISLQTYEDVRHLVGPDWNPVIRTPLITAIGAGTTYPDCKPAPHIVQSKVEGVDVVTVVTEAPLSYSGIKVKIDTDTTIGTEGAPIIHRRKKVGHLTTEEYGSKILSIGGVNLLTGPDGLTVARLVSDIANRRKVKLRIEDGSSLELQVGNRPLIDGKQDDFMRVGCGSATLGLFANIFREVADEVIVLDSHLTGLMSEHAAGVFVGAKPSGVRLRFKRSTPGRYFGDHGPGWGGTSITDPAAIVESIDMSVAKPGMKILITETTGRNAAYFEVNSNGKLSELSMPPQAASAIAELAATCQESRVSAVYCGGSGGSARAGITRYPIKLTQAVHGMKARLTIGGAPAFVLPGGGINFMVDVEKVMPGAFTWVPTPATVCPVEYTMTLDDFRDMGGHVEAMKPFAAKE from the coding sequence ATGCGTGTAAATATCGAAAAATGCAAAGGATGCGGCGCATGCGTGGCAGATTGCCCGCAAAACGCCATTCGTCTGTCCAAGAAGAAAGCGGTAATCGGCGATTCCTGCTCGGAATGCGGCGCATGCCTCAAGGTGTGCCCGGACGGTGCGCTTTTTCCTGAGGATGCTCCTGTAGCCGGTGCGGTTCGGTGTGAGTCCTGTCCTATCCGGTGTCAGGTCAAGGAAGGCTTTTACGGGGCATGCCAGCGATTCCTAAACCGCAATGGCACTCTGGAACGCACGATTTCGCTACAAACCTATGAAGATGTCCGTCACCTTGTCGGCCCGGACTGGAATCCCGTTATTCGGACCCCTCTCATCACGGCAATCGGTGCCGGAACCACGTACCCGGACTGCAAGCCTGCGCCGCATATTGTTCAATCCAAGGTTGAAGGTGTGGACGTCGTAACGGTAGTAACTGAAGCGCCACTCAGCTATTCCGGGATAAAAGTCAAAATCGACACGGATACCACTATAGGCACGGAAGGTGCGCCGATAATCCACCGCAGGAAGAAGGTGGGGCATCTCACTACTGAAGAGTATGGTTCGAAAATTCTTTCTATAGGAGGAGTGAACCTTCTTACCGGACCGGATGGATTGACGGTCGCACGACTGGTGTCGGACATAGCGAATCGCAGGAAAGTAAAGCTCCGTATCGAGGACGGCAGCAGCCTTGAACTGCAGGTAGGCAACCGTCCGCTCATTGACGGCAAGCAGGATGACTTCATGAGAGTCGGTTGCGGAAGCGCCACTCTGGGACTGTTCGCTAATATATTCAGAGAAGTGGCTGACGAAGTGATCGTACTGGATTCCCACCTTACGGGTCTCATGAGCGAACACGCTGCTGGAGTGTTCGTCGGGGCGAAGCCCAGCGGAGTTCGCCTACGGTTCAAACGCAGCACTCCAGGCAGATACTTCGGAGACCACGGTCCTGGATGGGGTGGCACGTCAATTACCGATCCTGCTGCCATTGTGGAATCTATCGATATGAGCGTCGCCAAGCCGGGAATGAAGATTCTCATAACCGAGACAACCGGCCGGAATGCTGCGTATTTCGAAGTCAATTCCAATGGAAAATTGTCCGAGCTGTCCATGCCTCCGCAGGCTGCATCGGCTATTGCGGAACTCGCTGCGACATGCCAGGAATCCAGGGTGTCAGCAGTCTATTGCGGTGGTTCCGGCGGAAGTGCCCGTGCGGGAATCACTCGATATCCCATAAAACTGACTCAGGCGGTGCACGGAATGAAGGCGCGTCTTACAATCGGAGGCGCTCCCGCGTTCGTGCTTCCCGGAGGAGGAATAAACTTCATGGTGGATGTGGAAAAGGTCATGCCCGGAGCATTCACCTGGGTACCCACTCCCGCTACTGTCTGTCCGGTCGAATACACCATGACGCTGGACGATTTCCGTGACATGGGCGGTCATGTGGAAGCAATGAAGCCGTTTGCTGCAAAGGAGTAA